The Mesoterricola silvestris sequence GAACCACTGGCCGATGATGCGCGACAGGAGCTGGTCCAGGTCCACCAGGGAGGGATCCCGCGGGCCGCAGCCCACGGCTTCCACCAGGGCCCCCGATCCCATCAGCCTGCCCCCGGCCAGGCCCGCCAGGGATTCGTCCCCCAGGGCCACGGGCAGGGCCGCCGCGGTGCCCGCGACCCAGGTGATGGCGGCCAGGTCCTCCCCGGTCTCCCGGGACTGGAGGACCGCGGTGCGGGGCGCGTGCCCCGTCCAGCGCGTGGCCGCGCGCGCCGCCTCCAGCTGGGCCAGGGGCACCAGGCCCGGGGGGAGCCCCCTGCCCTCCCGGGAGAAGCGCAGCTTCCACTGGGACTCGAAGATCTCCTCCTTGCGGGCGGGATAGTTCACGTAGAGCCGGCGCTCCAGCAGGGTCCGGGCCACGAGGGGATCGCAGTAGGGATCCAGCTCCCCGCGGCGGTCGAAGGCCTCCCGCAGGGAGGTGCTGGACACCGCCCTCATGCGGGCCCCCACCTGGAAGACCTGCACCTCGGCCGTGAACTGCTCCAGCATGCCCTCCCAGCGCCGGGAATGGGCCTCCTCGCGGGTGATGACCAGGTGGGGCACCGCCCAGATGGGTGATGCGGGGTCGCGGTAGGCCGAGGCCCCCTCCAGGACGTCGGTGCCGACGATGAGGTGCAGCGGACGCCGGCCCAGGTTGCGCTGGAGGCCCCGCAGGCTCTCCGGGTTGGCGATGTTCACGGGGGGATCGAAGGGGAAGATGTAGGCCCCGGGGATGGTGGACAGGGCCATCCAGGCCAGGTCGTCCCGCACGTAGCGGGGCTGGGCGTGCTTGCGCCAGGAGAAGTCGTCCACCTGGACGAACACCTCTTCGCAATGGGCCAGGGCCTTGTGCACCATCTCGCCGTGGGCGGAGGTGAAGGGATCGAAGGTCCCGGGCAGGAACCCCACCCGGGGGGCCCGGGGGAAGTCCACGGGGCAGGCGCCCAGGGCTTTGTCCAGGCTCGACAGGGCCTCGGCCGCCAGGAAGAAGCGGGCCCGCTCCCCGGGAAGGTGCCGCACCAGGGTCAGGGCCTTCTTGGTGATGTGGGCGAGGATGGGCGCCAGACGGGAATCGGGCGACCCGCGCAGCCAGTCCAGGAGCAGGGCCAGGTGGGCGTACCCCTCGTGGGCCACGGAAACCCGGCTGTCGGCCAGGGCCCCCAGGACAAGCCCGGCGAGGCGCAGGATGCGGGCCATGGATTCCCTGGGCAGGGCCAGGATGAGCCAGGTGGAGGCCTGGATCAGGAGCTGCTGGAGGGCCTCCGCCCCCCGGCGCGCGTCCAGGGCCATGTCGTCCAGGAGCTCGTCCAGTTCCTGGGCCGGAAGGCTCGCCAGCAGGGGCCCCAGGAACCGGGGCAGGTACCGCGTCACCCCCTCCCCGTCCAGTTGCAGGGAGCGGAGCAGTTCGATGGCGAGGTCGTTGCGCTGGGTGTCCGTGAGGAGCGGGATCAGTCCCACCAGGCAGCGCCCCGCGTGGAAGCGGGTGCCCTCCACGCGGCTCACCTTCAGGAGGTTGGCCAGGTGGAAGCCCACCTCCCCCGCCAGGCGCGAATCGAAGTTCGAGCCCTCCACCAGGGAGACCAGGAAATCGCAGGCGACCTTCTTCTCCACCCACCCGGTCTGGCCCTTGAGGTTGCGAAGCATCACTTCCCGGATGGGGCTGCGGCCCTTGGCGCGCAGCTCCCGGCACTGCTCGGCCAGGGCCGTGCGCCCCGAAAGCGCGGCGCAGCGCTCCAGCAGGAAGAGCTCGGCGACGGTGGCCGTGGGCCGGGCGTAGATGCCCAGGGTGTCCACGCAGCGGCCCACCTCCACCAGGAGTCCGGGCTCCTCCTGGCCGAAGCCCGCCAGCACGTGGAGCACCCGCCAGGCCATGAGCCTCACGTTGGCCACCTCGTGGAAGCCCCAGGTGCGGATGAGCTTGGGGAGCCGGAGCCTACCCGCCGCATCCATTTCCCGGGCCAGCAGCTCGAAGGACTCGCAGGTGTAGAGCGCCGACAGGGGGCGGCGGTCCCCGGCCCGGGCCAGGAGCTTCTCCACCACCAGCGGCAGGGCCTCCCCGGCCAGCTTCGCGCCGGCCCTGCTGAAGAAGCGGCGCAGGAAGATGGGGACGCCGTAGAGGATCTGCTCCTCCGGGGACATGTCCTCGGCGGCCTCCTTCGGGGCCAGGTCCAGGAGATCCAGGACCGCGGCCACGTGGGGCATCACCCAGGGGCGCTCCTCCAGCGCGGCCCCCACCGGCAGGTCCTTGCGCCACTCCACCTCCCCCAGGGCGAGAAGATCGGCCATGCGGCATGCGGCCTGGTACCGGATGTCGTCGTCGGGGTGGCTGAGCAGCTCCCGGAAGAAGTCCAGGGCCAGCGCCTTCTGCTCCTCGGAAAAGGCCGGGGCGTAGTCCCCCACGATCCCCACGTAGGTGCGCAGGTCCCGCCACCCGTTGAAGCTGCGGGCCTCCTCCAGGAGCCTGCGCAGGGCCGGCAGGTCCCGCAGGCGTTCCATGACGCCGATGTTGTGGGCCGTGGCCATGATCCGCGCCGTGGACGCCACCTGGTTCCCCGCGGCCAGGGCCGCGGTGTCCGGACGCAGGTTCCCGGCCATGAGGGCGACGATGTCCAGGTTCGGCGGAAGCCAGGGCCGGCGGCGCCTGGACACCTCGAAGCCCGGGGGGTCCAGCTCCACCCCCAGGGCCAGGGCGTAGTCCTCCATGTCCCGGAGCTTGCGGTACACCGCCTCGTACCGGAGGCGCTTGTCCTGGTCCACGTCCTCGAGCTTGCCCAGGATGGTCTCGAAGGCCTCCTTGAGGGAGATGACCTCCATGCGCCATTTCCCGTCGGGGCCCTGGATGTCCTTCACCCGGAAATCGCAGTAGATGAGCACCTGGGTTTCGATGGGCAGGCGGATGAGTTCCAGGTCCCAGCAGGAATGGTTGGTGGCGATGTGGCCCAGGCCACCCAGGTCGCGGGAGGCGTAGTACTGGTGGGTGTAGTAGTAGTGGAGCCGGGGGATGCGCTTGGCCTCGTCGCCCACGCACCCGAACTTCCCCACGTCGTGTCCGATGGCCCCGCCGTGCAGGAGGGGCAGGTCCACGGGAATGGATTTCGCCAGCTGCCTCCCGACCCAGAGGGCCAGGCCCGTGACGCCCAGCACGTGGTCCTGGATGGAGAAGCCCCGCCAGTACTGGGCCATGGCCATGGCCACCAGGAACCCCTCCTCCTCCAGGCGCCCCAGGAGCCGCCGGTACTGGTCCCCGGAGGGCCACGGGGCCTGTTCCGCCTCCGTGAGGGGCTGGAAGGGGAGCCGCGCGGAAAGGCTGCCCGGTGCCGGAAGGTGGAGCCGCGCCGCGTCGGCCAGGGGGAAGAAGGCCTCCGCCACCCCCAGCACCCGGCCCTCCCCCGTGCCGAAGCGCTGGGGATACAGCCGCCGGCGGGCCTCGGCCTGCATGGCCTCGCGCCATGCGTCCAGGGACCCGGGGACCTCCTCCCCGGCGATCTCCAGGGCCAGCCCCAGGGCCGCGTCCAGCGGCGCCCAGTCCCGGGCGAGGGACGCGGGAGCCACGGTCCACCCGTGGCGCAAGAGGACAGCATCGAACACCCGACCCCCCCAGCTTCTGATCAATGCGTAATTCGACCCGCCAGGGCCCTCCTTGTCAAGCTTTCCCGGGCAAAGTCCGGGCCCCGGCCCCGGATTGACCGCGGGCCCGCCGCGTCAAGATCCCCTGAAAATCCCCGGCCGGGGGCGTATGATGGTCTTCCCTCCCCACCTCTGGAGTTCTGATGGACGCCTTGGAAGCCCTCAACACCCGCCGCAGCATCCGCGCCTTCACGCCCAGGCCCGTGAGCCTGGACATCGTGCGGGAGCTGATCCGCGCGGCCATGCATGCCCCCAGCGCCGGCAACGAGCAGCCCTGGCACTTCCTGATCATCACGGACCGGGAGATCCTCGACAAGATTCCCGACTTCCACCCCTACGCCGGCATGATCAGCGAATCCCCCGTCTCCGTCCTGGTCTGCGGCGACCCCCGCCAGGAGAAGCACCCCGGCATGTGGGTCCAGGACTGCGCCGCCGCCACCCAGAACCTCCTCCTGGCCGCCCACGCCAAGGGCCTGGGCGCCGTGTGGGTGGGCGTCCACCCCCGCGAGGACCGGATAGAACCCCTGCGCAAGCTCATCGACCTGCCCGAGGTGGTGGTCCCCTTCGCCCTCATCCCCATCGGCCACCCCGCCGAATCCCCCGAATCCGAGGACCGCTACCGCCCCGAACTCATCCACCTGAACAAGTGGTAGTACCTCCTCGAACCTCGAAAGGGCCGGCTTCGATGTCGGCCCTTTCGCGTTTGGGGCTTCCGGCCCTTCCGGGCTGTCCCTGCCGGGGGCTGCGCGGTTTGGGGTCCGGGTTCCTGGGGAAGGGGCCGACCCACAGGGGTTCCAACGATGGGCGCCTACCCACCCTTAGCGCTCGCAGGCAAGCTGCGAGCGCGTAGCGCGCACGAGTTCCGGGATTGTGAACGTCGAAGTGGGGCTGGCCTCAGGACTTGGGAGCCCCACTCTCCCGAACCGCACTTCCAGATGGATCCAGGACACGCGCTCGCAGCTTGCCTGCGAGCGCGCAGGGTGGGTAGGCGCCCATTGTTGGAACTCCTGTGGGTCGGCCCCTTGCCCAGGAACCAGGACCCCAAACCGCGCAGCCCCCGGCAGGGGCTGAAGGCCAAAACGCGAAAGGGCCGGCATCGAAGCCGGCCCTTTCCTCGGGTGGGTCCGCCTAGGCCTTCCAGCCCGCCAGGACGCGCATGTAGTTGGCGCGCTCGAAGGCCTGGGGGTTGGGGCACTTCATGAGGCTGAGGGAGCCCCGCATCTGCTCCAGGGATTCGTACTCGTGCTCTTCCATCCAGGCGGCGAGGCCGTCGCGGACTTCGGTTATCCGCTCGGGGCCGTGCTTGAGGGTGGCGGAGACCATCTGGATGCCCGTGGCGCCGGCCATGGTGGCCTTCACGGCGTCCTCGGCGGTGTGGACGCCGCCGGTGACGGCCATGGGCATGGAGATGTGGCTGTAGAGCAGGGCCAGCCACCGCAGGCGCATGCGCAGGGTGGCGCTGGAGGAGAGCTGCAGGGCGGGGACGACCTCCAGGTTCTCGATGTCCAGGTCGGGCTGGTAGAAGCGGTTGAAGAGCACCAGGGCGTCGGCGCCGGTGCCTTCCAGCACCTTGGCGAAGTGGGCCAGGCTGGAGAAGAAGGGGGAGAGCTTCACGGCCACGGGGATCTTCACGCTGCCCTTGACGGTGCGGACGATCTCGAGGGTGCGCTTTTCCACCATGTCGGCGGTCTCGAAGGGGTTGGTGGCCAGGTAGTAGATGTTGAGCTCCAGCGCGTCGGCGCCGGTCTGCTCCATCTTCCGGGCGTAGTCCAGCCACCCGGAGTTGGTGATGCCGTTGAGGGAGCCGATGACGGGGACCTTCACGGCCTCCTTCACGCGCCGGAGCTGGTTCAGGTAGCTCTCGGGGCCCAGGGTCATCTCGTCGACGCTGGGGAAGTACGAGGTGGCTTCCGCGAAGGAGTTCGCGTGGCCGTCCAGGTCGTAGAGGGTGCCCGTCTCCTCCCGGGTGATCTGCTCCTCGAACAGCGAGGGCAGCGTGATCGCGGCGGCGCCCGCGTCCTCCAGCCTGCGCACGGCGTCCAGGTCCGCCCCCAGGGGGGAGGCGCCGGCCATGATGGGGTGATCCAGCTTCAAACCAAGGTAGGTGGTCTTCATGTTCATGCCGAACCTCGCGGGAAAGAGTGCCTTAGATTAAAGCACCGGCCGTACGGGGCCGTCACCGGAAATCCGGGTGACGGCCGCGGTACGGCCGGTGCGTCAGCGTCCTACTCGACCACCGTCTTGACCGGCATGGTCAGGTTGGCGAGGTTTTCGTAGGTGGCGTAGCGGTTCGTGACTTCGCGCTGGGCCATGGCGAGCAGGTGCTTGAAGTGCTCGGGGTTCTGCTGCTGGACCATGCGGAAGCGGGTCTCGTTGAGGATGTAGGTGGCCAGATCCACCTTGGGGGCGGGGCTGTCCATCTGCAGCGGGCCCTGGCCCTCGGCCACGCGCCGGGGGTCGAAGCGGAACAGCGGCCAGTGGCCGGAGTCCACGGCCAGCTTCTGCTGCTCGCAGCCCTGGACCAGGTCGAACCCGTGGGCGATGCAGTGGCTGTAGGCGATGATCAGGGACGGACCATCGTAGCTCTCGGCTTCCACGAAGGCCTTGGCCACCTGCATGTCCTTGGCGCCCATGGCCACCTTGGCCACGTAGACGTTGCCGTAGCTCATGGCGATCATGCCCAGGTCCTTCTTGGGGAGGGCCTTGCCGGCCATGGCGAACTTCGCGGAAGCGCCGATGGGGGTGGACTTGGAGGCCTGGCCGCCGGTGTTGGAGTACACCTCGGTGTCGAGGACCAGGATATTGACGTTGCGGCCGGAGGCCAGCACGTGGTCGAGACCGCCGTAGCCGATGTCATACGCCCAGCCGTCGCCGCCCACGATCCACACGGCCTTCTTCACGAGGTAGTCGGCCAGGAGGTTGAGGCGCTTGGCTTCGGCGGTGCCGATGCCGGCCAGCTTGTCCTTGAGGATGGCCACCCGTTCGCGCTGGGCCTTGATGCCGGCCTCGGTGGACATGTCGGCGGCCACGATGCCGGCCACCAGTTCGTCGCCGATGGAGCCGGCGAGGCGGTGCAGCATTTCGAGGGCCTGCTGGTTGTGCTTGTCCAGGGCCATGCGGTAGCCCAGGCCGAACTCCGCGTTGTCCTCGAACAGGCTGTTGGCCCAGGCGGGACCGCGGCCGTCCTTGTTGACGGTGTAGGGCGTGGTGGGCAGGTTGCCGCCGTAGATGGAGGAGCAGCCCGTGGCGTTGGCGATCATGGCGCGGTCGCCGAATATCTGGGTCATGAGCTTGATGTAGGGCGTCTCGCCGCAGCCCGCGCAGGCGCCGCTGAACTCGAACAGGGGCTGCATGAACTGGCTGCCCTTGACGTCGTTCTTCAGGGCGGTGCGGTCAGGATCGGGGAGGTTGAGGAAGAACTTGAAGTTGGCGGACTCGGCCTCGCGCAGGGGCACCTGCGGGGTCATGTCGATGGCCTTGTGCTTGGGATTGCTCTTGTCCTTGGCGGGGCAGACGGCGACGCAGATGCCGCAGCCGGTGCAGTCCTCGGGGGCCACCTGGATGGTGTACTTGGAGCCCTTGAAGTCCGCGCCCTTGTAGTCCACCGACTTGAAGGTCTCGGGGGCGCCGGCGAGGCAGCTGGGCTCGTAGACCTTGGGACGGATGGCGGCGTGGGGGCAGATCAGCGCGCACTTGTTGCACTGGATGCAGATCTTCTCGTCCCACACGGGGATGTCCAGGGCGATGTTGCGCTTTTCCCACTGGGTGGTGCCCACGGGCCAGGTGCCGTCCACGGGGAAGGCGGAGACCGGGAGCAGATCGCCGTTGCCCTGCATCATGATGGCCGTGACGCGCTGGACGAAGTCCGGGGCCTCGGGGCTGACGGTGGGGGGCATGACGCGGGTGGCGGAGACGGCGGTGGGGACGGTGACCTGGTGCAGGTGCACCAGGGTGGTGTCCACGGCCTCGAAGTTCTTCTTGACCACGGCCTCGCCCTTCTTGCCGTAGGTCTTCTTGATGGCCTTCTTGATCTGGGCGATGGCCTCCTCGCGGGGCAGCACGCCGGAGATGGCGAAGAAGCAGGTCTGCATGATGGTGTTGATGCGCACGCCCATGCCCGTGGCGCGGGCCACTTCGAAGGCGTCGATGACATAGAACTTAAGCTTCTTGGCCACGATGGCGGCCTGGACTTCCTTGGGCAGGGAGTCCCAGACCTCGTCCTTGCCGAAGGGGGTGTTCAGCAGGAAGGTCGCGCCGGGCTCGGCCGCGGAGAGCATGTCGTACTTGTCCAGGAAGGACGTGTTGTGGCAGGCGATGAAGTTGGCCTTGCGGATGAGGTAGGCGCTGCGGATGGGCTTGGGCCCGAAGCGCAGGTGGCTGATGGTGATGGCGCCGGCCTTCTTGGAGTCGTAGACGAAGTAGCCCTGCCCGTAGTTGGGGGTCTCCTCGGCGATGATCTTGATGGAGTTCTTGTTGGCGCCCACGGTGCCGTCGGAGCCCAGGCCGTAGAACATGGCCCGCTTCACGCCCTCGGGCTCGATGTCGAAGTCCAGGTCCATGGGCAGGCTGCTCATGGTGACGTCGTCGATGATGCCCACGGTGAAGTGGTTCTTGGGGTTCTCCTTGGCCAGCTCGTCATAGATGGCCTTGATGCAGGAGGGATTGAACTCCTTGGAGGAGAGGCCGTAGCGGCCGCCCACGACCTTGGGGGCCTGGGCGAAGTGCGAAAGGCCCTCGTCGGCGGCTTCGCGCAGGGCGGTGACCACGTCCAGGTAGAGGGGATCGCCGATGGCGCCGGGTTCCTTGCAGCGGTCCAGGACGGCGATGGTCTTGACGGTCTTGGGCAGCGCGTTGACGAAGTGCTTGATGGAGAAGGGGCGGTAGAGGCGGACCTGCAGGACGCCGATCTTCTCGCCCTTGGCCAGCGCCCAGTCCACGTACTCGGTGGTGGTGTCGCCGCCCGAGCCCATGATGACCATGACGCGCTCGGCCTCGGGGTGGCCGTAGTAGTCGAAGAGGTGGTACTTGCGGCCGGTCATTTCGCCGAAGCGGTCCATCTCCTGCTGCACGATCTCCGGGGTGGCGTTGTAGTAGCCGTTGCAGGCTTCCCGGGCCTGGAAGAAGGTGTCGGGATTCTGGGCGGTGCCGCGGACCACCGGCTTGTCGGGGGTCAGGCAGCGGCTGCGGTAGTCCTCGACCATGCCGTCGGTGACCATGGCGCGCAGGTCGTCGTCGTTGAGCATCTCGATCTTGGAGACTTCGTGGGAAGTGCGGAAGCCGTCGAAGAAGTGGCAGAAGGGCACGCGGCTCTTCAGGGTGGAGGCCTGGGAGATCAGGGCGAAGTCATGGGCCTGCTGGACGCTGTCGGAGCTCAGCATGGCGAAGCCGGTCTGGCGGCAGGCCATGACGTCGGCGTGGTCGCCGAAGATGGACAGGGCGTGGGCGGCCAGGGTGCGGGCCGTCACGTGCAGCACGAACGGCGTGAGCTCGCCCGCGATCTTGTACATGTTCGGGATGAAGAGCAGGAGGCCCTGGGAGGCCGTGAAGGAGGTGGTGAGGGCGCCGGCCTGCATGGCGCCGTGCACGGCGCCGGCGGCGCCGCCCTCGGACTGCATTTCCACGACGGCGGGCACCGTGTTCCAGATGTTCTTCCTCCCCTGGGCGCTCCACTCGTCGGAGAACTCGCCCATGTTGGAAGAGGGGGTGATGGGATAGATCGCGATCACTTCATTCAAGCGATGCGCGACAGAAGCGGTTGCCTCGTTACCGTCTACGGTAACCATGCGTCGTTCGGCCATGGCCTTCCTCCTACGTGTGTCGTTGCGACGTGTCCGACGTGGATATGGACTTTTGGAGAAGCAGGGCCTTAGGGGCCAAAACAAACCGCTTCGCACAAAGGGCAGTTTATTCTTCAGATCAGCCACAATCAAGAGCGACGGGTCGTTTTTGGCAAGGTGTGCGCTAGGTTACACCCCACGGTCGTCCGCTGAGTCGCTAGACTCGATTCATCGCTCACTTCACTGGGCCGAAGGGCTGAAAGCAATGGGCCTTTCATCCCTTCCGGCCCCAACTGACCGGGGGTCACCATGGAATTCAAGGACAGCCAGACCGCGAAGAACCTCCTCAAGGCGTTCGCCGGCGAAAGCCAGGCCCGCAACCGGTACACCTTCGCCGCCGGCATCGCCCGGGCCGAGGGCCTGGAGCACGTGGCCGCCATCTTCGAGGAGACCGCCGGCAACGAGCGGGAACACGCCCGCCTCTTCTACGCCCACCTGGCCAAGCTGGCCCCCTCGGCCCTGGAGATCACCGCCGGCTACCCCGTGGTGGCTGGCGACACCGCCGCCCAGCTCCGGGCCGCGGTTTCCGGCGAGAACGAGGAATGGAGCGCCCTCTACCCCGATTTCGCCCGCATCGCCAAGGAGGAGGGCTTCAATGACGTGGCCCGCACCTTCGAGTGGATCGCCAAGGTGGAGAAGGAGCACGAGGCCCGCTTCCAGCGCCTCCTGGACCACGTCGTCAACGGCACCGTCTTCCAGCGGGGAGAAAAGATCTATTGGCGCTGCATGGAATGCGGCCACATCCACGAGGGCCCCGCCGCGCCCAAGATGTGCCCCGTCTGCATGAAGCCCCAGGGCTGGTTCGAGCCCGTGGGGGAAAAGTTCTAGTCTCTTTTTTTCAGGGGGTCTCTCGTTTTTTTCTGAGACCGCGATCACCGCGAATCCGTGCGATCATTTCCTGCAAGGTTCCGCTGCCGCGAACTCCAGAAGAGAGGCCCCCATGCTCACCTTGCCACTTACCCAGGCGTTGACGTTCGACGACGTGCTCCTGGTTCCCGGACACTCCAACGTCCATCCCAACCAGGTGGATCTCTCCTCCACCCTGGTCGCCGGGGTGAAGCTGGGCATTCCCCTCCTTTCGGCGGCCATGGATACGGTCACCGAGGGGCGCCTGGCCATCGCCCTGGCCCAGCAGGGGGGCATCGGCATCATCCACAAGAACCTCTCCATCGAGCGCCAGGCCGAAGAGGTGGACAAGGTCAAGCGCAGCGAGAGCGGCATGATCACGGACCCCATCGTGATCCGCCCCGACGCCCCCATCCGGGAAGCCGAGGCCATGATGGCCAAGTTCCGCATCTCGGGCGTGCCCGTGGTGGAGAACGGCAAGCTGGTGGGCATCCTCACCAACCGGGACCTGCGCTTCGAGACCCGCTGGGAACTGCCCGTGCGGGAGATCATGACCAAGGACCGCCTGGTCACCGTCCCCGTGGGCACCACGCTCCTGGAGGCCCGGGCCATCCTGCAGAAGCACCGCATCGAGAAGCTCCTGGTGGTGGACGACCAGGGCGCCCTGCGGGGGCTCATCACCGTCAAGGACATCCAGAAGTCCACGGAGTATCCCAATTCCTGCAAGGACCCCCAGGGCCGCCTGCGGGTGGGCGCCGCGGTGGGCGTGGGGCCCGATCTCCTGAACCGGGCCAAGTCCCTGGTGGCGGCCCGGGTGGACGTACTGTGCCTGGACAGCAGCCACGGCCACAGCGAAGGGGTCCTGGCCGCCCTGCGCACCCTGCGCCAGGCCCTGCCCGACACCCCCATCATCGCCGGCAACGTGGCCACCTACCAGGGCGCCCGGGACCTGTGCGAGGCCGGCGCCTCGGCCGTGAAGGTGGGCATCGGCCCCGGCTCCATCTGCACCACCCGCATCGTCACCGGCGCGGGCATGCCCCAGATCACCGCCATCCTGGAGGCCTCCCGGGCCTGCCGGGAATTCGGCGTCCCCTGCATCGCCGACGGCGGCATCAAGTTCTCCGGCGACGTGGCCAAGGCACTGGCCGCCGGCGCGGACAGCGTCATGATCGGCAGCCTCTTCGCGGGCACCGACGAGGCCCCCGGTGAAACCATCTTCTACAGCGGCCGAACCTACAAATCCTACCGGGGCATGGGCAGCATGGGCGCCATGAAGGCCGGCTCCAAGGACCGCTACTTCCAGGACGGCAAGGACGACACCAAGCTGGTGCCCGAAGGGATCGAAGGCCAGGTGCCCTACAAGGGCCGCATGACCGACCTGGTGGGCCAGCTCATCGGCGGGCTGCGGGCGGGCATGGGACTGGTGGGCGCCGGGACCATCCCGGAATTCCACGACAAGGCCACCTTCGTGCAGATCAGCAGCGCGGGGCTCCGGGAGAGCCACGCGCACGACGTCATGATCACGAAGGAAGCGCCGAACTACCGCATGGATTAACGGGCGGCGGAACCGGCCTCGCGCGCCGGCCCTGACGGGGCCTTCGCGCCGAGCGCCTGGAGCCTGCGGGCCACCAGGCCATGGGAGGCGTCCAACTCCCGGTAGGCTTCCTTGGGCGCTTCGACCCGGGCGTAGTATTTCCGGGCCCAGTCCGGCTCGCCCAGGTTCTCGGCGACCCTGCCCATGACGTACCATGCGTCCGATTCGGGTTCCTGGTCCCCGTCGCCGAGGTAGGCCTCGAGTTCCTTCATGGCGTCCCCGGACCTGCCCTGTTCCGCGAGGATGGATGCGAGGGTGTGGTGGCTGTTGTTTTCGCCCCTGGGCGCCGTGCGGACCGCTCCCTGCGCGTATTCCATGGCCTTCTCCAGGGGGGCGCCCTTGACCAGGAGGTACCAGGCGAGGTTGTTCAGGTCCGCGGATTCCGCGGCGCCCCGGTCCGCCTTGGCCTGCAGCAGGCCCACGCGCTCCTCGTGCCGGCCCAGGCGGTTCAAGGCGTAGCGCTTCAGCCCCTCGAAGGACTTGTCCTCCGGGGTGCGCTGGAGGTGCTCGTCGCACAGTGCCAGGTACTCGGCCCAGCGGCCTTTGTGGTCCAGGTACTTGAGGTGGAACCGGTCCACTTCGGGGGAATCCGGATAGTCCTGGCGCAAGGGCAGGAGGGACGCTTCCATCGAGTCCCAGGACTCGCGTTCGGCGTAGGCCCGAACCAGGGCCGTGCGGAGATAGGTCCTGCGGGTGACGTCCTGGACCAGGGTCAGGCCCTTGGTGAGGTGGGGAATCACCCGCGCATCGGTGCGATCCCAGATCAGGAGGGATGCGGCCGCATAGCTGACCTCGTCGGCTCCGGCCTTCTGCCCCCGGGTCCAAAGGTACGGGAAGGACCGCGCGGCCAGGGGGTCCTCGCCCCCGGCACGATTCATGCGCTCCCGGGCCCAGTCCAACTGCGCACAGGCGCCGGCCAGGTCGCCGGACTCCATCCTCCGGAGCGCCTCCGCCCCCATCGTGACCAGATTGAAGGGCCCCCCGGCCAGGAGGCAGGCGCCCTTCTCGCTGGCAAAGTACCAGGTCTGATTGTAGGTTCCGGAATTGGCAGGAAATTTGGCCAGGACCCGGAAGCCCGTCGCGGCGTTGCCGTCCACCTGGAACTGGCCCATGGAGAGCGCCACATCCATGGCCGCGGCCCGGTTCATGCCCATCGCGCGGAAGACGGCCGATACTCCGGCGGCCTCGTCCCGCAGATCCTTGAATTCACCCTTCTGGGCCAGGAGGTTCCGGAGGGGTCCCGTGAACTGGGAGGCGAGGTCTTCCCTTCCCTTTCCTTCCACGTCCAGCGCGACGAGGAGGTGGAGGAGCACCGAGCGGGGATCCGCGGGATTCCGTTCCAGCCTCTCCACGGGCGTGGCCTTGGCGAGGGCCGCGGCGAGGGCCAGACGGGCCTCGGCGCCCTCGGCGCTCTGGGGGCCTTCCTTCAGGAGGCTCGTGGCGTCGGCATAGGCCCGGGCGTTCACCAGATGGAGCACGGCGGGGGCCAGGGCCCCGTTCCAGGTGAACTGCGAGCCCAGCACCCCGGGCAGCTCCTCCAGGGCCTTGGCGGTTCCGAGGCTGCGAACCATGGCCGCCGCCAGCCAGCCGTTGCGGAACGTGGAGGCAGGCAGGGCCCGGGCCAGTTCCAGGGCCTCCTTGAATTGACCGTTCTCGCCCAGGCAGCCCAGCAACTGCTCAGACTTGGAAGTCACTTCCAAGGTGTCCCGAAGGTACCGGTATTCCCGGATGGCCGCCTCCAGCGAGGCGCCCCGGCCGTACCGGACCCCCTCCGGGGAATGCTCCAGCATGTAGGCGTAGTCAGCCCGGAAACCCCATTCCCTGGGCGCGAGGGCCCTGGCAGCCAGATAGGCCTTTTCCGCGCCCGCCCGGTCC is a genomic window containing:
- a CDS encoding nucleotidyl transferase family protein; the encoded protein is MFDAVLLRHGWTVAPASLARDWAPLDAALGLALEIAGEEVPGSLDAWREAMQAEARRRLYPQRFGTGEGRVLGVAEAFFPLADAARLHLPAPGSLSARLPFQPLTEAEQAPWPSGDQYRRLLGRLEEEGFLVAMAMAQYWRGFSIQDHVLGVTGLALWVGRQLAKSIPVDLPLLHGGAIGHDVGKFGCVGDEAKRIPRLHYYYTHQYYASRDLGGLGHIATNHSCWDLELIRLPIETQVLIYCDFRVKDIQGPDGKWRMEVISLKEAFETILGKLEDVDQDKRLRYEAVYRKLRDMEDYALALGVELDPPGFEVSRRRRPWLPPNLDIVALMAGNLRPDTAALAAGNQVASTARIMATAHNIGVMERLRDLPALRRLLEEARSFNGWRDLRTYVGIVGDYAPAFSEEQKALALDFFRELLSHPDDDIRYQAACRMADLLALGEVEWRKDLPVGAALEERPWVMPHVAAVLDLLDLAPKEAAEDMSPEEQILYGVPIFLRRFFSRAGAKLAGEALPLVVEKLLARAGDRRPLSALYTCESFELLAREMDAAGRLRLPKLIRTWGFHEVANVRLMAWRVLHVLAGFGQEEPGLLVEVGRCVDTLGIYARPTATVAELFLLERCAALSGRTALAEQCRELRAKGRSPIREVMLRNLKGQTGWVEKKVACDFLVSLVEGSNFDSRLAGEVGFHLANLLKVSRVEGTRFHAGRCLVGLIPLLTDTQRNDLAIELLRSLQLDGEGVTRYLPRFLGPLLASLPAQELDELLDDMALDARRGAEALQQLLIQASTWLILALPRESMARILRLAGLVLGALADSRVSVAHEGYAHLALLLDWLRGSPDSRLAPILAHITKKALTLVRHLPGERARFFLAAEALSSLDKALGACPVDFPRAPRVGFLPGTFDPFTSAHGEMVHKALAHCEEVFVQVDDFSWRKHAQPRYVRDDLAWMALSTIPGAYIFPFDPPVNIANPESLRGLQRNLGRRPLHLIVGTDVLEGASAYRDPASPIWAVPHLVITREEAHSRRWEGMLEQFTAEVQVFQVGARMRAVSSTSLREAFDRRGELDPYCDPLVARTLLERRLYVNYPARKEEIFESQWKLRFSREGRGLPPGLVPLAQLEAARAATRWTGHAPRTAVLQSRETGEDLAAITWVAGTAAALPVALGDESLAGLAGGRLMGSGALVEAVGCGPRDPSLVDLDQLLSRIIGQWFGEGLLFALFGVPEEGGERLWKLLRHHGAGWLGDRAAGPSGLRWAGIELTRPLVMIHDLEQLLQHPYLGEAPVEAVILQLRRALAGFFADRVPGSGLLHIHEKEIKRQLSAWTQERLDGEGPGWVALGLGRQFSRDTIGDIPTLSLDLERCLTAQGYEAGVDPSFGSPSLERQLTTARELGRNAILLVPFLDGADQVVRIQEACRKVKIRLREIFVGATSASVNAALHMAGLPHRTGLVVPHWRGVVRESAVIPFVGGWTIRDRRSMGLSLTPSLNDCLPYHDPHPLGLGSEEALDFSRLALEQSALLFQVLEDAFRAHEGRILSLADLAAVVRHPRCPPFPRGFVPPRDCAPSEFIAQDLEALARLLPDAHKDHRAGWGKR
- a CDS encoding nitroreductase family protein, with protein sequence MDALEALNTRRSIRAFTPRPVSLDIVRELIRAAMHAPSAGNEQPWHFLIITDREILDKIPDFHPYAGMISESPVSVLVCGDPRQEKHPGMWVQDCAAATQNLLLAAHAKGLGAVWVGVHPREDRIEPLRKLIDLPEVVVPFALIPIGHPAESPESEDRYRPELIHLNKW
- a CDS encoding dihydroorotate dehydrogenase-like protein — encoded protein: MNMKTTYLGLKLDHPIMAGASPLGADLDAVRRLEDAGAAAITLPSLFEEQITREETGTLYDLDGHANSFAEATSYFPSVDEMTLGPESYLNQLRRVKEAVKVPVIGSLNGITNSGWLDYARKMEQTGADALELNIYYLATNPFETADMVEKRTLEIVRTVKGSVKIPVAVKLSPFFSSLAHFAKVLEGTGADALVLFNRFYQPDLDIENLEVVPALQLSSSATLRMRLRWLALLYSHISMPMAVTGGVHTAEDAVKATMAGATGIQMVSATLKHGPERITEVRDGLAAWMEEHEYESLEQMRGSLSLMKCPNPQAFERANYMRVLAGWKA